A window of Suncus etruscus isolate mSunEtr1 chromosome 4, mSunEtr1.pri.cur, whole genome shotgun sequence contains these coding sequences:
- the NBL1 gene encoding LOW QUALITY PROTEIN: neuroblastoma suppressor of tumorigenicity 1 (The sequence of the model RefSeq protein was modified relative to this genomic sequence to represent the inferred CDS: inserted 2 bases in 1 codon): MLRVLVGAVLPTMLLAAPPPINKLALFPDKSAWCEAKNITQIVGHNGCEAKSIQNRACLGQCFSYSVPTXLPQSTESLVHCDSCMPAQSMWEIVTLECPGHEEVPRVDKLVEKILHCSCQACGKEPSSEGLSVYVQGEDGTASQPGPHSHPHPHPHLGEQTPEPEDPPGAPHTEEEGAED, translated from the exons ATGCTTCGGGTCCTGGTGGGGGCAGTCCTCCCCACCATGCTGCTGGCGGCTCCACCACCCATCAACAAGCTGGCGCTGTTCCCGGACAAGAGTGCCTGGTGCGAGGCCAAGAACATCACCCAGATCGTGGGCCACAACGGCTGTGAGGCCAAGTCCATCCAGAACAG GGCATGTCTTGGACAGTGCTTTAGCTACAGCGTCCCCAC CCTTCCACAGTCTACAGAGTCCCTGGTGCACTGTGACTCCTGCATGCCGGCACAGTCCATGTGGGAGATT GTGACCCTGGAGTGCCCAGGCCACGAAGAGGTGCCCCGTGTGGATAAGCTTGTGGAGAAGATCCTACACTGCAGCTGCCAGGCATGTGGCAAGGAGCCGAGCTCTGAGGGGCTGAGTGTCTACGTGCAGGGCGAGGATGGGACAGCTTCCCAGCCTGGTCCTcactctcacccccacccccaccctcacctgGGCGAGCAGACCCCGGAACCTGAGGATCCCCCTGGAGCCCCCCACACTGAGGAAGAGGGGGCTGAGGACTGA